The Primulina eburnea isolate SZY01 chromosome 6, ASM2296580v1, whole genome shotgun sequence genome contains a region encoding:
- the LOC140835543 gene encoding uncharacterized protein, producing MGNVALCAPSMASSNSIVKVLTLDGKLMIYSRKPVIAAEIMLQSPGQFLCESHEFKVGQRIQGMCAEEELEGGELYFLLPMEMLHSVLTVEEMKFLGYKASKNFKQAVLSLNFSKIFPEFCLFPSSLEAKRVEDFAMRVSSKVAEEGFSRQRSWQPALETILETSPYV from the coding sequence ATGGGTAATGTAGCACTTTGTGCTCCATCAATGGCTTCTAGTAATAGTATAGTTAAGGTGTTAACCCTTGATGGTAAGTTGATGATTTACTCGAGGAAACCAGTGATAGCAGCGGAAATCATGCTGCAAAGTCCAGGCCAGTTCCTGTGTGAGTCTCACGAATTCAAAGTCGGGCAAAGGATTCAAGGAATGTGCGCGGAGGAAGAACTCGAGGGAGGGGAGCTGTATTTCCTTCTACCCATGGAGATGTTGCACTCGGTTTTGACTGTCGAGGAGATGAAATTCTTGGGTTACAAGGCATCCAAGAACTTCAAACAAGCAGTATTAAGCCTGAATTTCTCCAAGATTTTCCCGGAATTCTGCCTGTTTCCCAGTAGTTTGGAAGCCAAGAGAGTCGAAGATTTTGCGATGCGGGTTAGTTCGAAGGTAGCAGAAGAGGGATTCTCGAGACAAAGATCATGGCAGCCAGCTTTGGAAACCATACTCGAAACTTCACCCTACGTCTAG